Genomic window (Mya arenaria isolate MELC-2E11 chromosome 16, ASM2691426v1):
TGGTAGCATTGGCATTGCCTTGAACACTGTATTGTAGCCTCCCTTTACGTCCTGGTAGCATTGGCATTGCCTTGATCATTGTATTGTAGCCTCCCTTTACGTCCTGGTAGCATTTACAttgccttgatcactgtattgtagcctCCCTTTACGTCCTGGTAGCATTGGCATTGCCTTTATCACTGTATTGTAGTCTCCCTTTACGTCCTGGTAGCATTGACAttgccttgatcactgtattgtagcctctctttacgtcctggtagcattgacattgcctttaccactgtattgtagccttcctttacgtcctggtagcattgacattgccttgatcactgtattgtagcctCTCTTTACGTCCTGGTATCATTGGCATTGCTTTGACCACTGTAGTGTAGCCTCCCTTTACGTCCTGTTAGCATTGGCATTGCCTTGAGCACTGTATTGTAGCCTCCCTTTAAGTCCTGGTAGCATTGACAttgccttgatcactgtattgtagcctccctttacgtcctggtagcattggcattgccttgatcactgtattgtagcctccctttacgtcctggtagcattgacattgccttgatcactgtattgtagcctccctttacgtcctggtaacattgacattgccttgatcactgtattgtagACTCCATTTACGTCCTGGTATCATTGACAttgccttgatcactgtatAATAACCACTATTACGTGTGAGGTATTTGAAAATTGCCATGATTACTGTATAGAAGTTTCCGATTACGTGTTTGTGACGTTGGCATTGTCGTGATTACTGTACAGTAGCCTCCTCTTACATGTTGATGCTATTGGCCTTTGCTTCACCAGTGTATAGTGGCCTCCCTCAAGTGTTGATGACATTTGCTTTGGCTTTATCACAGTATAGTGGCCTCCCTCACGTGTTGATGACATTTGCTTTGTCTTGATCACTGTATAGTAGCATCCCCTTACGCTTTGATGGCATTTGCTTTGGCTTGATAACTATAAAGTAGACCCCCCTTGGATAGTGATGACCTTTCCGCTgcatcgattttttttttttattattaaatattccacATTACACAACACAATTGATCACATACATACGTAATGTATAACATATGGTGTTCatcatgtaatgtttatttaagaagTGAGAATGGTGTcgattcagaaaaaaatagacatttttatattgttaaacaaaatgataaaatagaaAGAAAAGACACACAAAAGCAGAGAATAATTTTAACTaggcaaaaataaatattgacaattaaataaagtaagtaagtaaatttATAAACTACGAAAAAgtagagataaaaaaaatatatataaatgactttactAGAGGATGTtgcttaaatttaatttttcttttaatacatgCCATTTTTGCTCGTGGACTGTTTGTCATTCATGAATGCAATTTCATGTTCGATTTTGTAAAGCCGTAAAAGTTGGAGTAATATCTTTAAGctttataaagtatataaatttatatttatgtgtaaTGATGTTTATTGTATCTTCGTCGAGATTACTTTCGAAAACCAACCTGCTTCCAAATTTATGTAAAGCGTCATTATACAAAGTTTTGTATTGATGCCTATTGGCTTTATCAAGTAGTCACTTCACCCATGACGCTTGAtcgatttatttaatatatcaatatttggaACTCTAAGGCCACCATCTTTAAAATCGTTCATAAGTACTTTCCGTTTTATCTTGTCGGGTTTATTGTTCCTAATGAACTTAAAACTTGACGTGTTAATGTCATCAAGGACGTATATAGGTGGTGAAGGTAGAACTGTCATGAGATAGATAAGTTTTGGAAGCGCTAATGTTTTAACTACTGTAACTTTTCCCATAAGCGTCTGTTTTCTGTGCTGCCAACTTTTGAGACAATTCTTGAAACTTTGTAGCTTAGGAACAAgattattttgaatcatataaCTATTGCTCTTGTTAAAACGATTCCAAGTGTTTTGGCTTTCTGACTGTCGTTTTGAAATTGATAACCATCTTAGtatgcaatacatgatgatttTAAACTCCCGAATCTTAAGATTGTagattttgttaaattaattttaggccagatatttttccaaagttgttttttatcaaagtttcGAAGATGTTTTGGATCCATCATTAATATATGTAGCATCGTCAGCAAAAAGAGATTgctttattatattgttataaagttttatccctttaataagtttatttgtCTGTATTGTATTAGATAGTagttcaataaatatagaaGAAGATAGGGGGCAGCCATGTCTGACGCCGCGCCCAATTTGAAATTCTTCAGAGAGAAAACCATTATTTATGATAACACTATTGATATCATTATAGAAGAATTTGACCGAGTTTGTTAAGCTTTGaccaaaattaaaatgttctaGACATTTTAGTATAAATTTGTTGAACGTTGATTGTTAGCCTCCCGTTGTGTTGATGACATTGTCATTGCCTTAATAGTGCATAGCACTAAggatttttgttgatattttggtGATCGCTGGGGAGCCATTTTCATAGCGGGCACAGATAAGAAGGAGGACATAACAAAACGTTTTGAAGACGATATAGAAAAGCTGAAAGATAGAGTCATTACAAAAGCAATTTTGATGGGTGTAAAGTATGTTTCATTCTTTTCAATATACAACGTTTATTTCATCGAACGGTATTCAAGTTAGAAGTATAGGTATGGTGTGTACTCAATATCGCTTGCTTGTTTCAAGAGTGTATTAATCCACgtcattgttttacataaaaaggtCTTCGAACTGTTACTTtctgtccaagtgataactcgacaatgcctgcaccaatcgtcctcaaacttgacttcgatgttaggcctgaccagtagatgacacctATTGTTCTGGGGGTTATCgggtgaaaggtcaaggtcgcagtgaccttgaatggtaaaaggttgtccgtgtgataactaaaaattgcctgcacccatggccctcaaacttgacttggaggttgggactgctcagtagatgaccccttttgattttagagggtcaaaggtcaaggtcacagtggtattgaaagcaaactcgacaattcctggacctatggtcatcaaacttggaGGTGAAGGTTGTGCTTGACCAGGATGACCCCCTTAACATTGGGGCtatcgggccaaggtcaaggtcacagtaacctttaacgcaaaaaggttaacaaatcttctcccagtgatatctcaacaatgactgaacctatgatcatcaaacttgacatagaagTCGGGCCTGACCAGAAAATTACTCGTATtaattttaggagtcattgggacaaaggtcaagttcacagtgaccttgaatgcgaaaatgtttcgagtaatgactcgacaatgcctgcgcccatggccctcgatcctgacttggagttgtgtctgacttgtagatgacgcCGTATGATTGTatgggtcattgggtcaaaggtcagggtaacagtgaccttgaatgaaaaacttgtatgtgtgataacttgtcaatgtctgcacccatggccctcaaacttgacatttagatgtttggtgaccagctgatgactcccaTATACTTCTGTCAATATGGcgctcgggggggggggcataatgtttgacaaacatctcttgtttgttCTGTGACGTGAAGGTTAGATGATTCATGTGCAGGAAAGAATACTGTAGTTAGTAAAGACACGTTAAGAGTGGTCGCAACAGGGTACAGTGATACGATTGAGTTACTTCTTGCATAAttcagtattttattcaaaattaatttcatatataatCCAACTTTTGAATCCTTTGACGCACATATTTCTTTTCCAGGGACAATGTAGTCACAGTGAAGAAATCTACTAGAACGTACGGTGAACAATTGGAGAAAGCGTTCAGCAAGATTGATTCTCCAGAGATCACCACCATCGTATTAGTTTATTCGGGTCATCATGGGGATGAAGGATTTCAATTAGACGCCCATACGCTGAAAGACAGTGAGCTTGAACAGAAATTCAATTGTCTTAAACATGTGACGAAAGTAATTGTATTTCTAGATTGTTGTCACCCAAAGATGCTTAATCTGGGCAAAAAAGCGGTATTACAGTTTAATGCCGTAACAAGCAAACAAAAAGCTATTTGTGGACCAACAGGTAGCCAGTTTGTAAATGACATTGTCAAAGTATTGACAAATCCATGGGAATGTAAGTGTTGCAAAAATACACCTTTAATAAGAGATTATGACATGCACAAGTATTTCAACAACCACCCTTACAATTCGTCGATAGAACCGTCACAACTTTCAAACACAGATGGAGATCATGACCACATTCTTACGTTTAGACTGGTGGACCCTGGATGGCTGAAAGCATTGGAAGATTCATTAGACATCAGCCCATTGCAAAGTAACCTTAATTTTGAGTAGTTATACTAAAATGATATTGCGACATGGCTAGGAAAGGGTCAAGGAATATTAGCTATGACTTTGCTCATTTCTATGAATCGACTATTATCTTGAACCGCGACAAGCAAAATGTGTCATATAGTGACTATAACTTAAGAAAATTATTTGACGTCATAGTGTCTTGCTATTGACAATAAGAATAAAGTTCCCATTTAAGAAACGTAAACAAGGGCATGGGTTTGTAGGAAATGTGGGCTATGAAAACTATCTGACATTGTAGTGCATTGCTACTGAAAATATAACTGTGGTTCCCTATTTTGATGCATATTTCAAATCATTGGTCTGTAGAAAATATGGGTTATGAAAACTATATGACGTCATAGTGTTTTGCTACTGACAACATAACTGTGGTTCATAGTTTTTGATGCGAAGTTAAGGTCATGGggcttttttgtaaatattttttaagaatactTTTTTCACAATGGTCTTGCTATTGACAATTCAACTTGGTCCCAAGTTTGTGATGTAACATTTgatatgataccaaaataaactaataattCAAACATAACTATAAGACTCATTCCTGTTTGTCGCAGTTCATACTAGTATAGATGTTCCAGacgtttacaaaacaaaatttaactgaCTTCAAATCAGACATTTGGCCCTATaggaaaagaaaatattcattttgcaCAAATATCCATGCTTAATATAACTTGCTGAGCCATTGGTGCAAACTATTAAGAACAAAAGTATGGATACTATAATACACAGAGTATGCTTATATAACAAcgtttaaataacaaatgtcaacttttgaaacaaaaaagtcCAATTGTTTTCGTATACGGCATTTATTCCTTTGTATCTttgtatatatcatttgatatttagAATGACTGCGGTAtagtaaataatattatttccaGATTTGAAAAAGGAGCTATTTAAACTATACGACAACACTGCAAGCACATTGTCCATTCGGCTTGATATCGATGAGGCACTTGAGAAAATATATGAATGTCCTAAACTTACTCTAAAAGAAAATGGCAAAGACGAAGGGGACGATATAGCTGAAttgaatgacatttttcaaatcAAGGAGGGCACATTGGCTAAACAGTATTTGTTGAAGGCGAGCCTGGGTCGGGAAAGTCTTCCCTTTGTAAGAAGATTGTTCATGATTGGTGTGAAACTAAACGAGAAGGACGGACAATCTATACTCGGACACACACTAAAGTGAACGAACTATCAAGTCAATTTGAATTTGTGTTTACATAATTCTCCGTGAGGCAAAGAAAGAATGTTGcataaagaaaatgatattaaaattcaTCATAGGGAGGATCGGCATAGACAAAACTAGCGGAGAAGAATTGCTTGGAGAAATCTTAAAATCCAACACCTGTCTGCTTGTCCTTGATGGTCTAGACGAATGGCAGCACCCTGAAAGATGCCATTCGGGTGAAAGAATTCCTCATGTTCAAACAAGTTGGGAAAACTGCACCTTACTCATCACCACAAGGCCATACAAACTGGCTGAGCTGAAAATAGGCCTCTCAAAGATTGGCAAACACGTGATGGTGAATGGAGTTTCGAACCCAGAAAAGCTCGTCGAGAACATATTATCTCGTTTGAATGATTTACCCAGTACAGGGATGTCCCATAATCCAGAAGGCACAAGAACACTACTAAATCACGAACTTTGCATTAAGGAAATACAGAAAACAATTTATGGCATTTCAGTGAATGCCCCATCGTGTTAGCTCACATTGTTTGGCTTTCATACAAGAGAAGGCTTTTGACAGATATGAAACTTTCTGATCTATATGAAACGTTGCTAAAGGAACGATGCTCTGAATCGTGCGACAAGGAACGATGCTCTGAATCGTGCGACAAGAGCAACTCATCTCCTAGATCCAAATACAAGGAAATTATACCCACCCTGAGCAAAATAGCATTTGCAAAGTTATTTGCTGAAGatgaaaatcaaacaattgtatttgaaatcGATGCGGAGGAGAATGTGAACTTTGAGAGTCAAAAAACTGCATCTCTTGAATCTGGCATCATATCCTGCACCAATGTTCCAGGTGATTCCCGCAATATTACTTCTTGCACAAAACTGTTCAAGAGTACCTAGCGGCGCTGTGTATATCAAAAGACATTGCAAAGTGTTGTTCGCATAtcaaacacacatacaaaaataacaagaaGAGAAAGCGGAATTAGTTTGTCTCAGATTTTAATTTTCCTTTGCAGTATTGATACAAAAGCTGCTGAAGAACTTTCAAAAGAAATGAACGAGCTGTTCACGGACTTTTGTGATAGATATGGTTATCCTTTTTTTGAAGCGAGGATGCTGCAGATACGATCCTACAAGGTCAAAAAGAGCTAGACAGGAGCGACTACTCGGGGAGGAATTTGTGCCTGAAACACATCTATGACACGAACGCAGCTACTGTTTTAATGTGAAGACAAATCAATCACGCCTAGTGTCATTGGAAATCAATGAAATTCTTACTGAGTACAAAGGTACCGACAACGTTCTTGATTTAAAGAATTTGAAGAGTTTGAAGTATTTACGTCTTTGGACGAAAAGCGTTAAagatatcattggtttgaattTGAGTCATTTAGTAGAATGCAGTATAACGTTTGAAACTCCCCAACTAGCTCCGAACCTCACATCAACATTCTACAACAATGATATTGAGTGCTTGCAAACGTTGAAAACACTTGATTTGTCAAATCTGACGGACATCCACTGGCTGCATAAAGATTCAGAACGAAAAGGaattcaaaagttatttaagtGTATGGTTTTGAGAAGACGGCCACATAGAGGTTCAGAACAAAAAGGAATTCTTGATTTACGACGCCTTGGAAACCTTGATCATCTTACCGAAGTTGGATTGAACGGAATATCTTACTCAGATGTGGTGAATCTACCAGTGTTTAGACTACACAGGCTAAGAGTAGCATTTAATGAACTACAGCAAGCACCCCAGTTGATTCAACGTTATCAACGCATGGAACATGCCAGGTAACTGTTTTGTTCAGCATAGTCGTCCCATAAGATAAACTTTAACCAATATGATATACTAATCAGatggttttatttgtttaaatgattagCTTAGGGGCATCAAATGCGTGTGCCTTGAACATACACTTTATTTATATCAAGTCTTAATCGACACCCAAAGACACAAACATTAATGAGATATATGCAATTGTATGTATTTCtacaaaaaaactaaattgtttaatttcattttcatagttTATAGTAACCTGTTTTCAAACGATGCTTTCTAAccaattgtttatcttttctgGCAAATATATTATTCCAAGTGGGGGTAAATATGTTGCTAGCCAATCGAAACACATCGGTCGGTCTTCCGAATCTTGCCTGAGGTTGCCGAGTAGTAACGATTGTTTTTCACTGACAGTTTAGATAATTGcacaatatgtttgtttttttcaatacatgGTGTAAATTAGATGTCTTTAATTACAATGCacagaaataaatgcattatattttttaaagatattttttgttcatttataataGATGGAATGAACATGTGCACATATTTTCTGACCtaccttttttcattttgttttgagaTTTTGTCAAAATGCCGCAAACATCAATACATCTAAAGCATTTATACTGAAATAACACGCGTGTAATCTATATTTAAAGAGCATACTACAGATGGCCAGTATGCTAATAGACTTTTGGATATAACCGTTATTAGCATACTTACTAAAGTATAGGTTTGTTGGAACAGATATATGTTGTAAACTATTCCAAACAAAAGCTAAATAGAAATTATTTGCAGATGGCAATATACACTTAAATGgcaaaacaattttgaattgaatataatttgaattaaagtgataaacaaaatgaatgcacatacttttttcacaatgaaaaatacagggacaagtccaatAATCTGAATATTATATGTCAAGTAAGATGAGTCCTGATTTAGTGTGTCGTTTATGGATgatttatatacttatattataccttacataaatgagTCCCTTCTTTTTATGTATAaagtcgatcggtccgtatatcactgtattttgattaaaatccagttttatgacgtcatccTTATCATATTTTTTGGCGGGCCAGACCTCGCCAGAAATGttatatggaccgctgacgtcataccaCTGGTAAGAGCGGCTTGCTTTTTCACAATTGTAGCATGTGGCCATGATcagctttgtttaaaaaacacatcttaagggattaaaagatattttaataaaacatgttcggaataatataagaaatatttacacaccACCTCGCCTAACGCCTCGATCCATTTTCACTTTTTGTGGCTgtctggccggtccttataatgtcatatgaccctcaatggcgtgttttatttcttatatatatctataataatatattcatatattcgAGTCCGCGTGATGGAGTGCCCTTTAAGAACTGAAATAATTACGAGTCCTGGTAGGAATATGTCCATTTTTTTACGGATTGAACCTGAAAAGTACTGATGGGATAAAGCCCTGTATTGGCATACGAGCTCCCTGTGTGGGTATGCGTGtgtcagtgtgtgtgtgtatgtgtgcgcgtgcgtgtgcgttTGCGTGTGTACGtttgcgtgtgtgcgtgtgcgttcgcgtgtgcgtgtgtgccgAACAActacaaaattgttattttagaAGATTTTTTACCAGTATATTGTTGTTCTTCTTCCTTCTGAACTGTTATTACCATTTAATCGGATTCACTGACACCCAACTTTAGCTTCATCCTTTGACAGTAGTATGTGATAATTAACTGTGATGTTATAACAAAGATCGGACCGAAATTGTTACAATTATTTGCAATTCAAAGATATTGTATTGCACATGATTGCTGAACATGAATACGGATTAAAATAGGCACTGAAATACAACATTTGGTTGAAGGTTGCAAATTCGGTTTATTTGCAAACTGATTTTTTGTTTGAGACACAAACTTCCAAAATGGCACAAGGTaagtttgcattgtatataGTCAATATTTTCAGCATGTACAAAAAGAGGTAagaagtatgaaaataataattcaaataaatttttCCCGTTGGCCATCAATTGAATTATTCACAAATAGGATTATGCGGACTCAAATGCggaatttttcattttgaacaaatgtatatattgtttaagttagattagaaaacaacaattaaaaaataataattaaaaaataatcactcatttttgaaaacaaatctcCAAATGAGCGAAATTCTCTATTGGAACTTAATCTTAgatgaataatttaagtttattaatctcaatttgtttgtatatgctATCATATACACTCAACTCAACTTTAGTCTTAACATTTTGGCCTCCATTTATTACAATATAGTGGTGACATTGCTTAATATAAATtgcatacacattttaaaattaatccGCCCTTTTAACAAGCAACAAATAAGTATTGCCGCTTGTCTTATAACAATACTATTTTCTGCAGGAGTCTGTAAAATGCATGTAGGTCAGAACGATTCGTGTACCAGCTATATAAAATTTCTGACAGTAGAGAACCTTGGGCatatgaaaaatgcatgaaatttaTCTTCTAACAATAGCCTGTTCTCGTTGATTTAGCAGAACGCACATATTCTGTCATAATGAGTTCTTTCAATGTTAAGATGCCGGCCAACTTCGATTTTTAACGGAGGACTTAAACACCTATATCGCTCTAGcaaatttatggaaatatattttttccgGATTGAGTAAGGATTTAACGTGTTTATAGAGATCGCATCTTTAAGATGTATTAACGATGTTGTGCAACCCCTGAGTCATACAGTCGAT
Coding sequences:
- the LOC128221515 gene encoding uncharacterized protein LOC128221515, with amino-acid sequence MGVKDNVVTVKKSTRTYGEQLEKAFSKIDSPEITTIVLVYSGHHGDEGFQLDAHTLKDSELEQKFNCLKHVTKVIVFLDCCHPKMLNLGKKAVLQFNAVTSKQKAICGPTGSQFVNDIVKVLTNPWECKCCKNTPLIRDYDMHKYFNNHPYNSSIEPSQLSNTDGDHDHILTFRLVDPGWLKALEDSLDISPLQNLKKELFKLYDNTASTLSIRLDIDEALEKIYECPKLTLKENGKDEGDDIAELNDIFQIKEGTLAKQYLLKASLGRESLPFERCSESCDKERCSESCDKSNSSPRSKYKEIIPTLSKIAFAKLFAEDENQTIVFEIDAEENVNFESQKTASLESGIISCTNVPGDSRNITSCTKLFKST